A single region of the Kineosporiaceae bacterium SCSIO 59966 genome encodes:
- a CDS encoding MBL fold metallo-hydrolase, with translation MRLTVVGCSGSFPGPDSPASCYLVEADDTAGRTWRVVLDLGSGSLGPLQRYTRLTELDAVLISHLHPDHFADLCGLYVALRYDPERGGSVQVPVHGPTGTEQRIAEAYGRPEGTGMGRQLAVREWTAGTPVRVGPLTITPYPVRHPVEAYGLRVEGPGPDGGTRVLAYTGDTDDCPGLDVLASGADLLLAEAAFEEGRDDGVRGIHLTGRRAGQVAARTGARRLVLTHLPAWNDPARALADARAVYDGPLELAHPGAVLDV, from the coding sequence ATGAGGCTGACGGTCGTCGGCTGCTCGGGCTCGTTCCCCGGCCCCGACTCGCCCGCATCCTGCTACCTGGTCGAGGCCGACGACACGGCCGGGCGCACCTGGCGGGTCGTCCTCGACCTCGGCAGCGGGTCACTGGGCCCGCTGCAGCGCTACACCCGGCTCACCGAGCTCGACGCGGTCCTCATCAGCCACCTGCACCCCGACCACTTCGCCGACCTGTGCGGTCTGTACGTGGCGCTGCGCTACGACCCTGAGCGCGGCGGCTCGGTGCAGGTGCCGGTCCACGGGCCGACCGGCACCGAGCAGCGGATCGCCGAGGCGTACGGCCGGCCCGAGGGGACCGGGATGGGCCGCCAGCTCGCCGTCCGGGAGTGGACCGCGGGGACGCCGGTCCGGGTCGGCCCGCTGACGATCACGCCGTACCCGGTGCGCCACCCGGTCGAGGCGTACGGGCTGCGCGTCGAGGGCCCCGGCCCGGACGGCGGCACCCGGGTGCTCGCCTACACCGGCGACACCGACGACTGCCCTGGTCTCGACGTCCTGGCCTCCGGCGCCGACCTGCTGCTCGCCGAGGCCGCCTTCGAGGAGGGCCGTGACGACGGCGTCCGCGGCATCCACCTCACCGGGCGGCGTGCCGGCCAGGTCGCCGCCCGCACCGGCGCGCGTCGCCTCGTGCTCACCCACCTGCCGGCCTGGAACGACCCCGCCCGGGCCCTCGCCGACGCCCGCGCGGTCTACGACGGCCCGCTCGAGCTCGCCCACCCCGGCGCCGTCCTCGACGTCTGA
- a CDS encoding glutamate racemase, with translation MADAPIGIFDSGFGGLTVARAVIDQLPHEPVLYLGDTARQPYGPRPIAEVRRFALECLDELVERGVKLLVIACNSASAAVLHDARERYPVPVVEVIRPAVRRAVSSTRSGRVGVIATTATVTSGAYEDAFAAAPHVDVVTQACPRFVELVEAGTTTGPEVLDVAREYLAPVQAAGVDTLVLGCTHYPLLTGVLSYVMGPDVTLVSSAEETAQEVYRVLVREGLTRAQGLPAPEHRFLTTGEPEAFTALARRFLGLDVPAAELVAVPV, from the coding sequence GTGGCGGACGCACCCATCGGCATCTTCGACTCCGGCTTCGGGGGCCTGACGGTCGCCCGGGCCGTCATCGACCAGCTGCCGCACGAGCCCGTCCTGTACCTCGGGGACACCGCCCGCCAGCCCTACGGGCCGCGACCGATCGCCGAGGTCCGCAGGTTCGCCCTGGAGTGCCTCGACGAGCTCGTCGAGCGGGGGGTCAAGCTGCTCGTCATCGCCTGCAACTCGGCCAGCGCGGCGGTGCTCCACGACGCCCGTGAGCGGTACCCGGTGCCGGTCGTCGAGGTGATCCGCCCGGCGGTGCGTCGTGCGGTGTCCTCCACCCGCAGCGGTCGGGTCGGCGTCATCGCGACGACCGCGACGGTGACTTCCGGCGCCTACGAGGACGCGTTCGCCGCCGCCCCCCACGTCGACGTGGTGACCCAGGCCTGCCCGCGGTTCGTCGAGCTCGTCGAGGCGGGCACGACCACCGGTCCGGAGGTGCTCGACGTGGCCCGCGAGTACCTGGCGCCGGTACAGGCCGCAGGCGTCGACACGCTCGTCCTGGGCTGCACCCACTACCCGCTGCTGACCGGCGTCCTGTCCTACGTGATGGGCCCGGACGTCACCCTGGTGAGCAGCGCGGAGGAGACCGCGCAGGAGGTGTACCGGGTGCTGGTGCGCGAGGGCCTCACCCGGGCGCAGGGCCTCCCCGCTCCGGAGCACCGCTTCCTCACCACCGGCGAGCCGGAGGCGTTCACCGCCCTGGCCCGCCGGTTCCTCGGGCTGGACGTCCCGGCCGCGGAACTGGTCGCGGTGCCGGTATGA
- a CDS encoding peroxiredoxin: MTERLQVGDPAPDFTAPTADGGTFTLSERRGRHVVVYFYPAAMTPGCTTQACDFRDNLGSLQAAGYDVVGVSPDEPAKLTQFAEQEGLTYPLVSDTDRAVMTAYGAYGEKTSYGKPTTGVIRSTVVVDPEGKVELAQYNVKATGHVAKLRRDLGLD; this comes from the coding sequence ATGACCGAACGACTCCAGGTCGGCGACCCGGCGCCGGACTTCACCGCGCCCACCGCCGACGGCGGCACCTTCACCCTCTCGGAGCGCCGCGGCCGGCACGTCGTGGTCTACTTCTACCCGGCGGCGATGACCCCGGGGTGCACGACCCAGGCGTGCGACTTCCGCGACAACCTCGGCTCCCTGCAGGCGGCCGGCTACGACGTCGTCGGGGTCTCCCCGGACGAGCCGGCCAAGCTGACGCAGTTCGCCGAGCAGGAGGGCCTGACCTACCCGCTGGTGTCGGACACCGACCGGGCGGTGATGACCGCCTACGGCGCCTACGGGGAGAAGACCTCCTACGGCAAGCCGACCACCGGCGTGATCCGTTCGACCGTGGTCGTCGACCCGGAGGGCAAGGTCGAGCTGGCGCAGTACAACGTCAAGGCCACCGGGCACGTCGCGAAGCTCCGCCGGGACCTCGGGCTGGACTGA
- a CDS encoding molybdopterin-dependent oxidoreductase produces the protein MRATAPWPLAAAAGLASGGLALGVAEVLAAVISPATAPLLVVGDAFVDVTPSWLKDVAISAFGTNDKVALFVGMGVVVAALAALAGVVALRRRWAGVAVVALLGVVAVVAATTRPAAGTLDALPSLAGVAVGAVVLVRLVDRLATGADSRRDAQSRTTPAAARRSFLTAVGVTVLAAATGGVVGRLVGRSARDVSATRAALDLPPPARAAATPTDAVTLDVAGITPWQTPNAEFFRIDTALAVPHVDPRDWRLRVHGLVEREVEISFDDLVASDLVEEWITLTCVSNPVGGDLAGNARWLGLPVRELLHRARPDQDADMVLSTSVDGFTASTPLDVLMSSPQALLAVGMNGEPLPLEHGYPVRMVVPGLYGYVSATKWVVDLEVTRFQDATAYWTDRGWAERAPVKTASRIDVPRPSARLEPGPVVVAGVAWAQTRGIERVEVSVDDGPWVAAQLAAQHDVDSWRQWRLEWDATPGSHTLRVRATDGTGETQTAERVDPVPDGASGWHSVTVTVLG, from the coding sequence ATGAGAGCCACCGCTCCGTGGCCGCTCGCCGCCGCCGCCGGCCTGGCGTCCGGTGGGCTCGCGCTCGGTGTCGCCGAGGTGCTGGCGGCGGTGATCTCGCCGGCCACCGCGCCGCTGCTGGTCGTCGGGGACGCGTTCGTGGACGTGACGCCCTCGTGGCTCAAGGACGTCGCCATCTCCGCCTTCGGCACGAACGACAAGGTCGCGCTGTTCGTCGGCATGGGGGTCGTCGTGGCGGCGCTGGCCGCCCTGGCCGGGGTGGTGGCACTGCGCCGGCGGTGGGCGGGGGTGGCCGTCGTCGCGCTGCTGGGCGTCGTGGCCGTCGTCGCGGCGACGACCCGCCCCGCGGCCGGGACGCTCGACGCGCTGCCGAGCCTGGCCGGTGTCGCCGTCGGTGCCGTCGTCCTGGTGCGCCTCGTCGACCGGCTGGCCACGGGGGCCGACTCCCGCCGCGACGCCCAGAGCCGGACGACGCCGGCCGCGGCCCGTCGTTCCTTCCTCACCGCGGTCGGGGTCACGGTGCTGGCCGCGGCCACGGGCGGGGTCGTCGGGCGCCTGGTGGGACGCTCCGCACGCGACGTCAGCGCCACCCGCGCGGCGCTGGACCTGCCGCCGCCGGCGCGGGCGGCGGCCACTCCGACGGACGCCGTGACCCTGGACGTGGCCGGTATCACGCCGTGGCAGACGCCGAACGCCGAGTTCTTCCGGATCGACACCGCGCTGGCGGTGCCGCACGTCGACCCGCGCGACTGGCGGCTCCGGGTGCACGGCCTCGTCGAGCGGGAGGTCGAGATCTCCTTCGACGACCTGGTGGCCTCCGACCTCGTCGAGGAGTGGATCACCCTCACCTGTGTCTCCAACCCGGTCGGTGGGGACCTGGCCGGCAACGCCCGCTGGCTGGGGCTGCCGGTCCGCGAGCTGCTGCACCGGGCCCGGCCCGACCAGGACGCCGACATGGTGCTGTCGACAAGCGTGGACGGGTTCACCGCCTCGACGCCGCTCGACGTGCTGATGAGCAGCCCGCAGGCCCTGCTGGCCGTCGGGATGAACGGTGAGCCGTTGCCGCTCGAGCACGGCTACCCGGTGCGGATGGTGGTGCCCGGCCTGTACGGCTACGTCTCGGCGACGAAGTGGGTCGTCGACCTCGAGGTCACCAGGTTCCAGGACGCCACCGCCTACTGGACCGACCGGGGCTGGGCCGAGAGGGCGCCGGTCAAGACCGCCTCGCGGATCGACGTCCCGCGGCCGTCCGCGAGGCTGGAGCCCGGGCCGGTGGTGGTCGCCGGCGTCGCCTGGGCCCAGACCCGCGGCATCGAGCGGGTCGAGGTCAGCGTGGACGACGGGCCGTGGGTGGCCGCGCAGCTGGCCGCGCAGCACGACGTCGACTCCTGGCGTCAGTGGCGGCTGGAGTGGGACGCCACCCCGGGCAGCCACACGCTGCGCGTGCGGGCCACCGACGGCACCGGTGAGACGCAGACCGCCGAGCGGGTCGACCCCGTCCCGGACGGCGCGTCCGGGTGGCACTCGGTCACCGTCACCGTGCTCGGGTGA
- a CDS encoding cobalt ABC transporter permease produces MHVPDGFLDVPTSLATGAVAAGAVGLALQRAGSQLRTAGAPMAGLTAAFVFATQMVNFPVGPGTSGHLMGGALAAALVGPWAGLLAVAVVVVVQALLFADGGLTALGTNVTLIAVVTVAVGWAVTRAVLAVLPPRPGSVVPAVAVGAFVSVPATALAFTGMYAVGGAVSIPIGTLAAAMLGWHTLIGIGEAVITAAVVGAVVATRPDLVHAARHVRRQLVLVDAEGRQRTVTADTVPTAAEQRSGRGLLATLLAVSLLVGGGLSLLASGNPDGLEYVGERLGFAGTARDSAVAGSPLADYGVSGLGSLGAVLAGVLGVLITLAVAAGVGRLVAARRRPPDRAEDVRRVGR; encoded by the coding sequence GTGCACGTGCCCGACGGGTTCCTCGACGTCCCCACCTCCCTGGCCACCGGCGCCGTCGCCGCCGGTGCGGTCGGGCTCGCCCTGCAGCGGGCTGGCTCGCAGCTGCGTACCGCGGGCGCTCCGATGGCGGGCCTGACTGCGGCATTCGTATTCGCCACCCAGATGGTCAACTTCCCCGTCGGGCCCGGCACCAGCGGTCACCTCATGGGCGGCGCCCTCGCCGCCGCGCTGGTCGGGCCGTGGGCCGGTCTGCTCGCCGTCGCCGTGGTGGTCGTCGTCCAGGCCCTGCTGTTCGCCGACGGCGGCCTGACCGCCCTGGGCACGAACGTCACCCTCATCGCCGTCGTGACCGTCGCCGTGGGGTGGGCCGTGACCCGGGCCGTGCTGGCCGTGCTGCCGCCCCGCCCGGGCAGCGTCGTGCCAGCGGTCGCCGTCGGGGCCTTCGTGTCGGTCCCGGCCACCGCCCTCGCCTTCACCGGCATGTACGCCGTCGGGGGAGCGGTCAGCATCCCGATCGGCACGCTGGCCGCCGCGATGCTCGGGTGGCACACGCTGATCGGGATCGGGGAGGCCGTGATCACCGCCGCCGTCGTCGGCGCCGTCGTCGCCACCCGCCCCGACCTGGTCCACGCCGCCCGCCACGTCCGGCGCCAGCTCGTCCTCGTCGACGCCGAGGGCCGGCAGCGGACGGTCACCGCGGACACCGTCCCGACCGCAGCCGAGCAGCGGTCCGGTCGCGGCCTGCTGGCCACGCTGCTGGCGGTCAGCCTGCTCGTCGGTGGCGGGTTGAGCCTGCTCGCCAGCGGCAACCCCGACGGCCTGGAGTACGTCGGCGAGCGGCTCGGCTTCGCCGGGACCGCCCGAGACTCGGCGGTTGCCGGCAGCCCGCTGGCGGACTACGGCGTCAGCGGGCTGGGGAGCCTCGGCGCCGTCCTCGCCGGGGTGCTCGGCGTCCTGATCACTCTCGCTGTCGCCGCCGGCGTCGGACGCCTGGTCGCCGCCCGTCGCCGCCCGCCCGATCGGGCCGAGGACGTCCGCCGGGTTGGGCGCTGA
- a CDS encoding ABC transporter ATP-binding protein, whose amino-acid sequence MTGGTPAVEVRELAFAYPDGRQALYGVDLVVQPGERVALLGPNGAGKTTLVLHLNGILGPVSGGTGTGTVRIAGLELTREHLAGVRQRVGLVFQDPDDQLFMPTVRDDVAFGPANAGLRGDELDARVREALERVGMLEHADRPPHHLSFGQRRRVAVATVLAMRPDVLVLDEPSSNLDPASRRELADILTGLDVTVLMVTHDLPYALQLCPRSVLLDDGRVVADGPTRDLLADRRLMSAHRLELPYGFDPLSVPGAQA is encoded by the coding sequence GTGACCGGCGGGACCCCGGCCGTCGAGGTGCGGGAGCTCGCGTTCGCCTACCCGGACGGCCGCCAGGCCCTCTACGGCGTCGACCTCGTCGTCCAGCCGGGGGAGCGGGTCGCCCTGCTCGGCCCCAACGGTGCCGGCAAGACGACGCTCGTCCTGCACCTCAACGGCATCCTCGGCCCGGTGTCGGGGGGCACCGGGACGGGCACCGTCCGGATCGCCGGCCTGGAGCTGACCCGCGAGCACCTCGCCGGCGTCCGGCAGCGGGTCGGCCTCGTCTTCCAGGACCCCGACGACCAGCTGTTCATGCCCACGGTGCGCGACGACGTCGCGTTCGGGCCGGCCAACGCGGGACTGCGGGGCGATGAGCTCGACGCGCGGGTGCGTGAGGCGCTGGAGCGGGTCGGGATGCTCGAGCACGCCGACCGGCCTCCGCACCACCTGTCCTTCGGGCAGCGCCGTCGGGTGGCGGTGGCCACCGTCCTGGCCATGCGGCCCGACGTGCTCGTCCTCGACGAGCCGTCGAGCAACCTCGACCCGGCCAGCCGACGCGAGCTCGCCGACATCCTCACCGGGCTCGACGTCACCGTGCTCATGGTCACCCACGACCTGCCCTACGCCCTCCAGCTGTGCCCGCGCTCGGTGCTGCTCGACGACGGCCGCGTCGTCGCCGACGGCCCGACCCGCGACCTGCTCGCCGACCGCCGGCTGATGAGCGCCCACCGGCTGGAGCTGCCCTACGGCTTCGACCCGCTGTCCGTGCCCGGAGCGCAGGCGTGA
- the cbiQ gene encoding cobalt ECF transporter T component CbiQ — MAAADGLLVPGDTAVHRLPAHVKVVALLGFVVAVVLVPPRQWWALLAAAAVLAVVVRIARLPAVVVARRMVVEVPFVVFALLLPVLATGPRVDVLGVPLAVEGLLGAWNLLAKATIGVVAAITLAATTTPRDLVAGLERLRVPDALVQIVAFMLRYLTVVADDLHRMRIARESRGAPPGWWGQLRAVAATIGALFVRTYERGERVQQAMLARGWTGRSVLVQGRAATAAEWAGAAVLPLAAAVLAVVAWSVAG, encoded by the coding sequence GTGGCCGCCGCCGACGGGCTCCTGGTGCCGGGGGACACCGCCGTCCACCGGCTGCCCGCGCACGTCAAGGTCGTCGCCCTGCTCGGCTTCGTGGTGGCCGTCGTCCTCGTCCCGCCCCGGCAGTGGTGGGCCCTGCTCGCCGCCGCGGCCGTCCTCGCCGTCGTCGTCCGGATCGCCCGGCTGCCCGCCGTCGTCGTGGCCCGGCGGATGGTGGTCGAGGTGCCGTTCGTCGTCTTCGCCCTGCTGCTCCCGGTGCTGGCGACCGGGCCGCGGGTCGACGTCCTGGGCGTCCCGCTCGCCGTCGAGGGGCTGCTCGGCGCCTGGAACCTGCTGGCCAAGGCCACCATCGGCGTGGTGGCGGCCATCACCCTGGCCGCCACCACGACCCCGCGGGACCTCGTCGCCGGCCTCGAGCGCCTTCGGGTGCCGGACGCGCTGGTGCAGATCGTCGCCTTCATGCTGCGCTACCTGACCGTCGTCGCCGACGACCTGCACCGGATGCGCATCGCCCGGGAGTCCCGCGGCGCCCCGCCCGGCTGGTGGGGCCAGCTGCGCGCGGTCGCCGCGACCATCGGGGCACTGTTCGTGCGCACCTACGAGCGTGGAGAGCGGGTGCAGCAGGCCATGCTGGCCCGCGGCTGGACCGGGCGCAGCGTCCTGGTCCAGGGCCGGGCCGCCACTGCCGCCGAGTGGGCCGGCGCCGCCGTGCTGCCGCTGGCCGCTGCCGTTCTGGCCGTGGTGGCGTGGAGCGTGGCAGGGTGA
- a CDS encoding cation transporter — protein MNPSEPPATGDHVDPRRLRRAVLIVAMLNLSYFFVEFSVALVAGSVSLLADSVDFLEDTAINLLIFVALGWQLARRAVMGKAMALIILGPASVAAWTAIQRFTDPVAPDVLPVVLASLGAIVVNGTSAWLLVSVRHHGGSLSSAAFLSARNDVLVNVAIIAMAVLTVWTASGWPDLILGCFIILLALHAAYEVWEASEEERLAAKALAGEPID, from the coding sequence ATGAACCCGAGCGAACCGCCCGCCACCGGCGACCACGTCGACCCGCGCCGACTGCGGCGGGCCGTGCTGATCGTGGCGATGCTCAACCTGTCGTACTTCTTCGTCGAGTTCAGCGTGGCGCTGGTGGCCGGGTCGGTGTCCCTGCTCGCCGACAGCGTCGACTTCCTCGAGGACACCGCGATCAACCTGCTGATCTTCGTCGCCCTCGGCTGGCAGCTCGCCAGACGAGCGGTCATGGGCAAGGCGATGGCCCTGATCATCCTCGGGCCGGCCAGCGTCGCCGCCTGGACGGCGATCCAGCGGTTCACCGACCCGGTCGCGCCCGACGTCCTGCCCGTCGTCCTCGCTTCGCTCGGCGCGATCGTCGTCAACGGCACGAGCGCGTGGCTGCTGGTCAGCGTGCGACACCACGGAGGCTCGCTGAGCAGCGCGGCGTTCCTGTCGGCCCGCAACGACGTCCTCGTCAACGTCGCCATCATCGCCATGGCGGTGCTCACCGTCTGGACCGCGTCGGGCTGGCCCGACCTGATCCTCGGCTGCTTCATCATCCTGCTGGCGCTGCACGCCGCCTACGAGGTGTGGGAGGCCAGCGAGGAGGAGCGGCTGGCCGCCAAGGCCCTGGCCGGCGAGCCCATCGACTGA
- a CDS encoding cytochrome P450, whose product MVRAVPAIRRDPLAFLAGLVGRHGDLVAFPMPRTPVLLANTVPAARRVLVERHAGYTKRTAQYGALSLVTGTGLLTADGEEWRHRRRIDQPAFHHSGLEEVAAQAVAAAQRVRARVPAGGGVVDVDAAVLQATLEVVGRTLFGGAVAQDGERVVAAVLEALDVVVSRVRTPAVVPAAVPTPRNRRLARAVRTLDQAAADVVAHRRQAGVRDGDGDLLALLLRAADAGELTATQVRDELVTMVIAGHETVASAMSWTLHLLATHPGEQARVHAELDDVLGGRAPAWADLPALARTRAVVDESLRLYPPAWVVSRRAVADDDIDGVAVPAGTLVIISPWLLHRRPDVFADPEAFRPDRFLGDAARTVPRGAYLPFGAGPRLCIGRDFALVESLLVLAELLRDHAVLPVPRHQVRAEALVTMRPHGGLPLRVLPRG is encoded by the coding sequence ATGGTCCGCGCCGTCCCGGCGATCCGGCGGGACCCGCTGGCGTTCCTCGCCGGCCTCGTCGGCCGGCACGGCGACCTCGTCGCCTTCCCGATGCCCCGCACACCGGTGCTGCTCGCCAACACCGTCCCCGCCGCCCGACGGGTGCTCGTCGAGCGGCACGCCGGCTACACCAAGCGAACGGCCCAGTACGGCGCGCTGTCCCTGGTCACCGGCACCGGCCTGCTCACCGCCGACGGCGAGGAGTGGCGCCACCGCCGCCGTATCGACCAGCCGGCGTTCCACCACTCCGGCCTCGAGGAGGTCGCCGCCCAGGCGGTGGCCGCCGCCCAGCGGGTCCGCGCCCGGGTCCCCGCCGGTGGGGGAGTCGTCGACGTCGACGCCGCAGTCCTCCAGGCCACCCTCGAGGTGGTCGGGCGCACCCTGTTCGGCGGTGCGGTCGCGCAGGACGGCGAACGGGTCGTCGCCGCCGTCCTGGAGGCCCTCGACGTCGTCGTGTCCCGCGTGCGCACGCCCGCGGTCGTCCCGGCCGCCGTCCCGACCCCGCGCAACCGGCGGTTGGCGCGCGCCGTCCGGACCCTCGACCAGGCCGCGGCGGACGTGGTCGCGCACCGGCGCCAGGCCGGCGTCCGGGACGGCGACGGCGACCTGCTGGCCCTGCTGCTGCGGGCCGCGGACGCCGGCGAGCTCACCGCCACGCAGGTGCGCGACGAGCTCGTCACGATGGTGATCGCCGGCCACGAGACGGTGGCCTCGGCCATGTCGTGGACGCTGCACCTGCTCGCCACTCACCCGGGCGAGCAGGCACGGGTGCACGCCGAGCTCGACGACGTGCTGGGCGGGCGGGCGCCGGCGTGGGCCGACCTGCCGGCGCTGGCGCGCACCCGCGCCGTCGTCGACGAGTCTCTGCGGCTCTACCCCCCGGCCTGGGTGGTGAGCCGTCGCGCCGTGGCGGACGACGACATCGACGGCGTCGCCGTCCCCGCGGGCACGCTCGTGATCATCAGCCCGTGGCTGCTGCACCGGCGCCCGGACGTGTTCGCCGATCCAGAGGCGTTCCGGCCGGACCGGTTCCTCGGGGACGCCGCCCGCACGGTCCCGCGCGGGGCCTACCTGCCCTTCGGTGCCGGGCCGCGGCTGTGCATCGGCCGGGACTTCGCCCTGGTGGAGAGCCTGCTCGTGCTCGCCGAGCTGCTGCGTGACCACGCCGTGCTGCCCGTACCGAGGCACCAGGTCCGCGCCGAGGCGCTCGTCACGATGCGCCCGCACGGCGGTCTGCCCCTGCGAGTGCTGCCCCGGGGATGA
- a CDS encoding co-chaperone GroES, giving the protein MLHDRVLVALDRDSGERRSSAGIVIPATAAVGRRLAWAGVVAVGQHVRQVRVGDRVLFDPEDRGEVELQGRDYVLLRERDIHAVAAPRVEDGSTGLYL; this is encoded by the coding sequence ATGCTGCACGACCGCGTCCTCGTCGCCCTGGACCGGGACAGCGGGGAACGCCGGTCCTCGGCCGGGATCGTCATCCCCGCCACGGCCGCCGTCGGACGTCGTCTGGCCTGGGCCGGTGTCGTCGCGGTCGGCCAGCACGTGCGCCAGGTCCGGGTCGGGGACCGGGTCCTGTTCGACCCCGAGGACCGCGGTGAGGTGGAGCTCCAGGGCCGCGACTACGTGCTGCTGCGCGAGCGGGACATCCACGCCGTCGCGGCCCCCCGGGTCGAGGACGGCAGCACCGGGTTGTACCTCTGA
- the rph gene encoding ribonuclease PH, whose amino-acid sequence MTRHDGREPDQLREVRITRKWLDHAEGSVLVEFGATRVLCAASFTEGVPRWLKGSGKGWVTAEYAMLPRATSTRSDRESVKGRIGGRTHEISRLVGRSLRAVVDTTRLGENTVVLDCDVLQADGGTRTAAITGAYVALADACTWAREKGVLPADPLVDSVAAVSVGIVDGTPVLDLDYREDVRAETDMNLVVTGRGLFVEVQGTAERAPFDRRELDALLDLGTAGCADLTRRQLQALEG is encoded by the coding sequence ATGACCCGACACGACGGCCGAGAGCCGGACCAGCTGCGCGAGGTACGGATCACCCGCAAGTGGCTGGACCACGCCGAGGGCAGCGTCCTGGTCGAGTTCGGCGCCACCCGGGTGCTGTGCGCGGCGTCGTTCACCGAGGGCGTCCCGCGCTGGCTGAAGGGCTCCGGCAAGGGCTGGGTCACCGCCGAGTACGCGATGCTCCCGCGGGCCACCAGCACCCGCAGCGACCGCGAGTCGGTCAAGGGCCGCATCGGCGGCCGGACGCACGAGATCTCCCGCCTCGTGGGCCGCTCGCTGCGCGCCGTCGTCGACACGACCCGCCTGGGTGAGAACACGGTCGTGCTGGACTGCGACGTCCTGCAGGCCGACGGCGGCACCCGCACCGCCGCCATCACCGGCGCCTACGTGGCCCTGGCCGACGCCTGCACCTGGGCCCGCGAGAAGGGCGTGCTGCCCGCCGACCCGCTCGTCGACTCCGTCGCCGCGGTGAGCGTCGGGATCGTCGACGGGACACCCGTCCTGGACCTGGACTACCGCGAGGACGTGCGCGCCGAGACCGACATGAACCTCGTCGTCACCGGCCGCGGGCTGTTCGTGGAGGTGCAGGGCACCGCCGAGCGAGCGCCGTTCGACCGGCGTGAGCTGGACGCCCTGCTCGACCTGGGCACTGCCGGGTGCGCGGACCTGACCCGCCGCCAGCTCCAGGCCCTGGAGGGCTGA
- the rdgB gene encoding RdgB/HAM1 family non-canonical purine NTP pyrophosphatase: MPRLVLATRNRGKIVELRAILTEALGRHAPDLDVERDVVGVDAYDLPDVVESGVTFAENALLKARFVAERTGLPAVADDSGLTVDVLGGAPGVFSARWAGRHGDDEANLRLLLAQLSDVPDVHRGAAFVCAAALVTPQGEEHVEHGRLVGTLERAPRGDGGFGYDPVLTPLGYRRTCAELDPAEKNAISHRGQAFRALAPHVARALGVVV, from the coding sequence ATGCCCCGGCTCGTCCTGGCCACTCGCAACCGGGGCAAGATCGTGGAGCTGCGGGCCATCCTCACCGAGGCGCTCGGCCGGCACGCCCCAGACCTGGACGTCGAGCGGGACGTCGTGGGGGTGGACGCGTACGACCTGCCGGACGTCGTCGAGTCCGGTGTGACGTTCGCCGAGAACGCGCTGCTCAAGGCGCGGTTCGTCGCCGAGCGGACCGGGCTGCCGGCCGTCGCCGACGACTCCGGCCTCACCGTCGACGTCCTCGGCGGGGCTCCCGGGGTGTTCTCGGCCCGGTGGGCGGGCCGGCACGGGGACGACGAGGCCAACCTGCGGCTGCTGCTCGCCCAGCTTTCCGACGTCCCCGACGTCCACCGCGGTGCCGCGTTCGTCTGCGCCGCCGCGCTCGTCACGCCGCAGGGCGAGGAGCACGTCGAGCACGGCCGGCTGGTCGGGACCCTCGAGCGCGCGCCGCGCGGGGACGGCGGTTTCGGCTACGACCCCGTGCTCACTCCGCTGGGGTACCGGCGGACCTGCGCCGAGCTGGACCCGGCGGAGAAGAACGCGATCAGCCACCGGGGGCAGGCGTTCCGGGCGCTCGCGCCACACGTGGCGCGAGCCCTCGGCGTGGTCGTCTGA
- a CDS encoding DUF3618 domain-containing protein, protein MSTPAADAASTPPPKVHIPSDPEAIEREIALRQARLAATVDELTARLSPKEVGRRAAAGARGRAVSAVTAEDGSLRVERIGAAAAAVLAVVVLVVRRRRRRRDPLAQYR, encoded by the coding sequence ATGAGTACGCCCGCTGCCGACGCCGCGTCGACGCCGCCGCCGAAGGTCCACATCCCGAGCGACCCGGAGGCCATCGAGCGCGAGATCGCGCTGCGGCAGGCCAGGCTCGCCGCGACCGTCGACGAGCTGACCGCCCGCCTGAGCCCCAAGGAGGTCGGCCGTCGTGCCGCTGCGGGTGCCCGGGGCAGGGCCGTCTCCGCCGTCACCGCCGAGGACGGTTCGCTGCGGGTCGAGCGGATCGGCGCCGCTGCGGCCGCCGTTCTCGCCGTCGTCGTCCTCGTCGTGCGTCGCCGGCGTCGTCGCCGCGACCCGTTGGCGCAGTACCGCTGA